CGAAGGTTCCGAAGATTTACTATTCAGTCCGCCAACACGTCAGCCGTGACCGATGCCAGCCCTCCCTCCGGTTCAGTGAACGGTCCCCCTGCCGATCGAAACCCGTTCTTCCGTCACGTCTCGCGGGTCGTCGACCGGTTCGGTGACCTCTTGCCGTTTCTCGTCGTCCCGCTGTTCACGACGCTACTCGAGTTCGACGCCGTGCGCCGAGCGGTCACTGGCGCAGGTCGTGGGTTCTCGATCGAATTCAACTTCCAGTTTCCATCGCCGCTGCTCGATCTGTGGACGTTCACCGATCCGCCGGAGCCCGCTCCGGAACTGGGATCGCCAGGAACGGATGGCGGCGGATTCGGCGATTCGCTTGGCTCGCCGCCCGCCGGCTCCGGGCCCGAGCCCGGCGGGGATATCGTCACCGTCGACCCCCCGCACCAGGCTGGGTCGGTCCCGCTCGAGTCGCTCGGACTCGAATTCTTCGGTTTGATGCTGGCGATCTTGGTCGGACACGCTCTCGTTTACTCGGTCGTCTCCGCGATTTACCTCGGTGGAATAGACCGTCGGCTCCGCAACGAACCCGTCGCGGTCGTCGATTGCGTGCGATCGTACGCCGGGCGGTTCCTGGCGTACTTCGCAGTCATTTTCGGTGCCTTCCTCCTCGCGATACCGATCCTACTCGTACAGCCGCTGTTCGCATTGCTCGCCATTCCCGCGGTGTTGGTCGCTATGTACCTCTTCTACGGGGTCCCGTTCCTGTTCGTCGCCGCGGACGCGTCGGTCCTCGAGGCGTTCCGGAACTCGTACCGGCTGGGGCTCGCCGGCGGCTCCTACCTGCGATTCGGGCTCTGGCACTTCGCCGTCGTCCTGGTCGTTTCACCTGTGGTCTCGTTTGCGGTTACGAGCGGTGGCGCTGTCGGCTTCCTCTTTGGCTCGGTCGTCGTCGTGCCGCTCTCGCTGCTCCTGGCGGCGGCGACGGTGTCCTTCTTCGACGAACTGGTCGACCGAGACCCGAACGCTTTCGACGAGGGCGCGGGTACTGCCCACCCATGACCGGAAACACGACGGAATCCGGACCGATCGCCGCCCATCAGGTCGTCTCCGTGCTCCGTCTCGTCGCCCTTGCACTCGTCGTGGTCGGCTTCGCTGGCTGGGCACTCGAGGACGCCGCCGCGTTCGACCTCGAGTCGCCGTACACGATCGCCTTCGGCGTCGGGGTCGCGTGTGCGTTCGCGTCGATCTATCTGGGGATCTTTCTCGCTGACGGCGGCGACGAGTGAGCGTGAGAATTTCGATTCGAAACTCGTATGCCGGCGGCGGTGAACGCGTGTCACATGGACCCGCGAATCCGCGAACATGCCGAAATAATCGCGAACCACTCTGTCGATCTGCAGGAAGGAGACAACGTCGTGATCGACGCCCACCCAGTCGCCGAGGATCTGGTCGTCGCCCTCCACGAGGTCGCTGGCGAGAAGGGTGCGAACCCGCTTACGACGACCAAGCGATCCGGCAAGCGCCAGACTCGGGCGTATCTCCGCGCGTCTGACGTCGACGACTTCGAGACACCCGAACACGAACTCGCGCTCATCGAGGAGACGGACGTCTACATCGCCATTCGTGCATCGGACAACGTCACCCAGACTAGCGACGTCGACCCCGAAATCCAGTCCGCCTCTCAACAGGCCTACCGTCCTATCCTCGAGGAACGCCTTGGGACGCGATGGTGTCTCACGCAGTTCCCCGCGCCGGCGAACGCCCAGCTCGCCGAGATGTCGACCGAGGGCTACGAGAACTTCGTCTGGGACGCCGTCAACAAGGACTGGGACGAACAGCGCGAGCATCAGGAGAACATGGTCGAGATCATGGATCCGGCCGACGAGATCCGCATCGTCAGCGGCGACACGACCGACGTGACGATGTCGATCGACGGCAACCCGACGCTGAACGACCACGGGAAACACAACCTCCCCGGCGGCGAGGTCTTCACCGCACCTGTCCCCGACAGCGTCGAGGGCGAGGTGCTGTTCGACATG
This portion of the Natronobacterium texcoconense genome encodes:
- a CDS encoding aminopeptidase → MDPRIREHAEIIANHSVDLQEGDNVVIDAHPVAEDLVVALHEVAGEKGANPLTTTKRSGKRQTRAYLRASDVDDFETPEHELALIEETDVYIAIRASDNVTQTSDVDPEIQSASQQAYRPILEERLGTRWCLTQFPAPANAQLAEMSTEGYENFVWDAVNKDWDEQREHQENMVEIMDPADEIRIVSGDTTDVTMSIDGNPTLNDHGKHNLPGGEVFTAPVPDSVEGEVLFDMPLYHQGREITDVYLEFEGGEVVDHSAAKNEETLTEVLNTDEGARRLGELGIGMNRDIDQFTYNMLFDEKMGDTVHMAVGRAYDDTIGEDNEGNDSAVHVDMIVDMSEDSFIEVDGEVVQRDGTFRFEDGFEE